A portion of the Glycine max cultivar Williams 82 chromosome 10, Glycine_max_v4.0, whole genome shotgun sequence genome contains these proteins:
- the LOC100796508 gene encoding BSD domain-containing protein 1: MNLFKSVFSDDPDPPRPESGSNNAPRDKSRDPDSPPRSSAIDSAAAGVGGDGWNFGGLIKTLTTKSESIIETYRRDLQEFGTGLKKEIEVAQGSLGTVGHVIDEFGNTVVKGTAQIISQGKDAILAVDLDSDSDNNSSNRKSLDSARYSRFNAHVRAIQGDVSTYSEEPEDLNEFNEWKLGFSLEGKGEEMEGLFRENDAMESVYKKVVPNTVDNETFWYRYYYKVYKLKKAEDVMARFVSGISGEDEDLSWDVEDDDDKDGDGKNRGEVKPVVMNKEVGSENVDNSRLHVGGSEGGTKRLDVEEESKEQKKDDLLQSEEVGNKVDTKFVEESQVEKSEFVGDKGGVDEASKSKADDDGLSKNDSAGESDEKVVKEREGGDEKTSSKKNESSVVEIQHSANEQEEEDLGWDDIEDLSSIDEKKTTQQSGGGASKVDLRKRLSATEQEEDLSWDIEDDDDEPAKA; the protein is encoded by the coding sequence ATGAATCTCTTCAAATCCGTTTTCTCAGATGACCCGGACCCTCCAAGACCCGAATCCGGATCCAACAATGCACCGCGAGACAAATCCCGGGATCCCGATTCCCCGCCCCGATCCAGCGCCATCGATTCCGCCGCCGCCGGAGTAGGCGGCGACGGTTGGAACTTCGGCGGCCTCATCAAGACCCTGACAACGAAATCGGAATCCATAATCGAGACCTACCGTCGCGATCTGCAGGAATTCGGCACCGGTTTGAAGAAAGAGATCGAGGTAGCGCAGGGTTCTCTTGGGACCGTGGGCCACGTCATCGACGAGTTCGGAAACACCGTCGTGAAAGGAACGGCTCAGATCATATCTCAAGGTAAGGACGCAATCCTCGCCGTCGATCTCGATTCCGATTCCGATAATAACAGCAGCAATAGGAAGAGCCTTGATTCGGCTCGGTACAGTAGGTTCAACGCTCACGTTCGTGCCATTCAGGGTGACGTTAGCACTTACTCCGAGGAGCCCGAAGATTTGAATGAGTTCAATGAGTGGAAATTAGGGTTTTCGTTGGAGGGGAAGGGTGAGGAAATGGAGGGGCTTTTTAGAGAGAATGATGCTATGGAGAGTGTTTACAAAAAGGTTGTTCCAAACACCGTTGATAATGAAACTTTCTGGTATAGGTATTATTATAAGGTCTATAAGCTCAAGAAAGCTGAAGATGTTATGGCTAGGTTTGTGAGTGGAATATCTGGGGAAGATGAGGATTTGAGTTGggatgttgaagatgatgatgataaggATGGTGATGGTAAAAATAGAGGTGAAGTTAAACCTGTGGTTATGAATAAAGAGGTTGGTAGTGAAAATGTGGATAATTCCCGGTTACATGTTGGTGGCAGTGAAGGGGGAACAAAGAGATTGGATGTGGAAGAGGAGTCTAAGGAACAAAAGAAAGACGATTTACTGCAAAGTGAGGAAGTTGGCAACAAGGTGGATACTAAGTTTGTTGAAGAATCACAAGTTGAGAAATCTGAATTTGTTGGTGACAAGGGTGGTGTCGATGAGGCATCGAAGTCAAAAGCGGATGATGATGGTTTGAGCAAGAATGATTCGGCGGGTGAATCTGATGAGAAGGTGGTAAAGGAAAGGGAGGGTGGTGATGAGAAAACTTCCAGTAAAAAAAACGAGTCTTCGGTGGTTGAAATTCAGCATTCGGCAAACGAGCAGGAGGAGGAGGACCTTGGGTGGGATGACATTGAGGATCTTAGTAGTATTGATGAGAAGAAAACAACGCAGCAGAGTGGTGGTGGCGCAAGCAAAGTTGATTTGCGGAAGCGGCTTAGCGCTACGGAACAAGAGGAAGACTTGAGTTGGGacattgaagatgatgatgatgagccTGCTAAGGCTTGA